Genomic segment of Bacteroides stercoris ATCC 43183:
CTTGAACACCGGAAACGACCATCCCATGCGGGAGAACCCGATCCGGTAACGGATAAAGCGGCGGCCGCGCAGCACAATCAACGCAAACACCACCACCATCATAATACGCGAGAACAACGTACTGATGCCTGCTCCCAGCAACCCCAGCTCCGGGAAGCCCAGTTTGCCGTTGATAAGGATATAGTTGCCTATGATGTTCAGCGTATTTCCGCCCAGCAATATCCACATGGCGGTCTTCGTATCTGTAATTCCGTCCGTAAACTGCTTGAAGCCGTTGAACAGCATCACGAAAACCAGCGAAGCAAGCAATACCAGGTAATAAGGTTTTATCAAAGGCATCAGTTCCTCGGGCTGCCCCAGGCGCTCCACGTTGAAGTAGACCACCGTCATGATAAACGTAAGGAGCAATGCCACCAGGACATTCGCCACCAAACTGCAACGCAACGCCTGCCCCGCTTCCGCAAAGCGGCGGTTGCCGTAAAGACTGCCCACGATAGGCGTCAGCCCGTAACTGAAACCGGTACTGAAAATGATGCAAAGCGTAAATACATTGTTTACGAAAGAAGCTGCACCCAACTCCTCGGTACTGTGATGCCCGATCATCAGAGTATCGGCAAAACCGAGAATAATTACTCCCACCTGTCCGATAACAATGGGAAGTCCCAAAAATATCAACGCTTTATAATGCTGCTTATAGCCGGCTATCCAATTCATCATCTTATTGTCTAAAATTTGTTTCAAAGGGAGAAACCATTGTTCCCCTGACGGGAAACCAGAATTTCCTTAGTAAGAAACCAAAGTTTCCCTAATGGGAAACGGGAGTTCCCCCGACGGGAAACGGGAGTTTCCTCAATGGGAAACTGAAGCTTCCTCAACGGGAAACCGAAGCTTCCTCAACAAGGAAACCGAAGTTTCCTTAACAGGGAACTTTCGTTTCGTCAAACGGCGCCCTTCCCTTCCTGCAAAGAGACGAAAAACGCTCCCTTTGACTGTCATTTATCACTCTTATAATATAATACTACGGCATTGCTTTCGCAGAAAGTACGCTGCGCCACAGTATGCAACTGCTCCGTCGTAACGGAGCGATAACGCTCTACTTCAAGGTCAATATCTTCCGCCTTTCCCGTCAGCTCGAACCAGGCAAGGTTTGTGGCTACGTTCAGATAGTTGATATTGCCGAATATCTGGGTAGATTCAAACTTGTTCTTAACCTTCTCCAGCTCCTGCCCGTCTACCGGAGACCGCTGCAACTCTTCCAGTTCTTTACGGACGGCAGCTTCCGCTTGCTCCAACGACACACCTGCCGCAGGCTTACCGCTGATTTGCAGCAGACCCGCATCACGCGTACCGCTGATGTACGCGTCGATACCGGAAAAGATATTCTGTTCCTGTACCAAGCGGCGGTTCAAACGGCTGGAACGTCCGTTGCTGAGAATATCGGACAGAATATCGAATGCGTAATAATCCGCACCCTCGCGACTGCACATGTGATAGCCCATGAACAAGGCGTCCAGCGGCACGTTTCTTTCTACCGTCAGCCGGCGTTCCTGCGTTTGCTCCGGCTCCTGCGGCAATTGCCTCACCGGAACGTCCCGCCGGGGTATGGGAGCAAACCACTTCTCGGTAAGCTTAACGGTTTCATCCCATGAAATGTTTCCCGTCACTGCCAGCACGGCATTGTTCGGAGCATAGAAACGGTAGAAGAAACTCTTCACCTCGTCCAGCGTGGCTTGCTCTATGTGCGAGAGTTCCTTGCCGATAGTAGGCCAGCGGTACGGATGCACCCGGAACGCCAGCGGCCGGAACAGATGCCCCACATCGCCATACGGCTGGTTAAGGCAGCGTTGCTTGAACTCTTCCATCACTACACCGCGTTGCACTTCGAGGCTTTGCTCGCTGAAAGCCAGCTCCAGCATACGGTCGGACTCCAGCCAAAAGGCTGTCTCTACGTTCGGCTTCGGAACGGTGAGGTAGTAATTGGTTATGTCATTATTGGTCCAGGCATTGTTTTCTCCCCCCGCCAACTGCAAAGGCGTATCGTAATCGGGAATATGCGCCGAACCGCCGAACATCAGATGCTCGAACAAATGGGCAAAGCCGGTATGCTCGGGATGCTCGTCGCGCGCACCGACATCGTAAACGATGTTCAGCGCCACCATCTGCGTGCTGGTATCCTCGTAGTGTACCAGCCGCAGGCCGTTGGGGAAACAATGCTTATTTATCTTCATACTTGTGTGACAGGGCGAGACTCTCTTCCCAAAGGTTTGACGCAATTCTGTTTATCAGTCAATCACAGTCACCTTCTCAATCTTCACATCCTCTTCCGGACGGTCGCTGCGGTCTATCTTTACCTGTTGTATCTTATCTACCACATCCATGCCTTCAACGACTTCGCCGAACACGGTATATTCGCCGTCCAGATGCGGTGTGCCGCCTACAGTGGTATATGCCTTTACCTGTTCCGGCGTGAAACGGAACTCCGGTTCGCCGGCCACCTGAGCCTCAGCCTGCGCGATAAGCGTGTCCTGCAGATTCATCAGCCCTTCCTGGTCACCGTCCTTACGCATCTTGTAGATTTCCTTCATGTGCTTCTGCGCCAAAGCATTGAAAGCATTGTTCAGGCGTGCCTGGTTCATCTGATGTTCCATGCCGAGAAGCGTAGAATCGTTATACACCTTTCCGGTCACGATATAGAACTGACAACCGGACGATTCCTTCTTCGGGTTTACGTTATCTCCCTGACGGGCGGCAGACAGCGCACCTTTCTTATGGAAGTATTTCGGGTAGACAAACTCCGCAGGAACAGTGTATCCCACATCGCCCGCTCCCAGCATCTTGCCTTTCGGGGCATTCTTCGATTCGGGGTCGCCCGCCTGTATCATGAAGTCCTTGATGACACGGTGAAACAGCGTACCTTCATAAGTACCTTCCTCGGCCAGCTTGATAAAGTTATCGCGATGCTTCGGCGTTTCGTTATACAGTTTCACGATGATGTCACCCGCACTTGTCTCAATCTTCAACTTCGTTTCTTTTTCCATATTTCCGTCTTTCTTTTGTCCCGGTTTGCAGGCCGTCAGGCCGCATACCAGTATGGTTAATAATACAATGAGATTTCTTTTCATCTGTCTTTTTGTTTAATTTAAGCCTGCAAATATACTAAAATCGGACAAAACGATTTACCTTTGTGCCATAAAAGAGATAAAAAGCAGAAGGGATGAAATCCATATTAATCGTAGAAGATGATATCACTTACAGCATGATATTGAAAACATGGCTTGGCAAAAAAGGATTCCAAGTCAGTTCGGCAAGCAGTATAGCCCGTGCCCAGAAGCATATCGAAGCCGAGACGGTGGACCTGATACTGTCCGACTTGCGCCTGCCCGACCGCGACGGCATAGATTTGCTGAAGTGGCTGGGAGAACATTCCCTGCACATCCCTCTTATCATCATGACGGGCTATGCCGACATACAGTCTGCCGTGCAAGCCATGAAACTGGGCGCATGCGACTACATTGCAAAACCCGTAAACCCCGACGAGTTATTGAAGAAAATGGATGAAGCCCTGAAGTCCTCATCCGTTGCTTCGGAACAGACCATGCGTTCGACCCAAACAGACCATGCGTTCGACCCAAACAGACCGTCTGTTTCGTCCAAACAGACCATGCGTTCCGAAAGCAATGGGAATCCCTACCGGAAAGGTGCAGAGAACGCTTCATCCGACTACCTGGAAGGCGAAAGCGATGCCGCCAGGCAACTTTATAATTATGTGAACCTGGTTTCTCCCACCAACATGTCCGTCCTCATCAACGGGGCCAGCGGAACAGGCAAGGAGTACGTGGCGCAACGCATCCATAAGTTGAGCCGCCGCGCCAAACAGCCGTTCATAGCCATTGACTGCGGAGCTATCCCCAAAGAGCTGGCGGCTTCCGAATTCTTCGGCCATGTAAAAGGTTCCTTTACCGGTGCGCTGACCGACAAGACGGGCGCGTTCGTTGCTGCCAACGGCGGCACTATCTTTTTGGATGAAATAGGCAATCTCAGCTACGAGGTGCAGATACAATTGCTCCGCGCCCTGCAGGAACGTAAAATACGTCCTGTCGGCTCCAACAAGGAGATACAGGTAGATGTGCGCTTAGTGTCCGCCACCAATGAGAATCTGGAACAGGCCATCGAGAAAGGGACTTTCCGCGAGGATCTCTACCACCGCATCAATGAGTTTACCCTGCGTATGCCGCAACTGAAAGACCGCCGCGAGGATATCCTGCTCTTTGCAAACTTCTTCCTGGACCAGGCAAACCGTGAACTGGACAAGCACCTCATCGGCTTTGACGAAAAGGCATCCAAAGCTTTATTGGAATATCAATGGCCGGGCAACCTGCGCCAGATGAAGAACATCGTCCGGCGTGCCACCCTTTTGGCGCAAGACAAACTCATCACCCTGAACGAGCTTAGCGAACTGAAGAGTCCGGTAGCCCCATCCGCAGCAGGTATGCCTCTCCGTAACGAAGAGACCGAGAAGCAGCAGATAATCGAAGCCCTGAAGCAGACAGGATATAACAAAAGCCGCGCCGCCCAACTGCTGGGGATAGACAGAAAGACACTTTACAACAAACTTAAATTATATGGAATAGAGTTATAACTGTGGAAAAACTCCACACTCTATTCCACACTTTCCACACCGCTTCCACACATCTTCACACCCCTGCGCACCTTCACAGTAAAAATAGCGTGCTAATCTGCAATGACTTACCGTTTCCACCCTCACTCTGGCACGTCATTTGATATATATATTGTGTGAAGTTTAACTCCACAACATCAAAGTAGAATCTACCTAAACCAAAACCGAATAAATATATTAACCTAATTAAAAACAAGTAAAAAACAAAAAACTAGTATTAGTAGCAGCCCTGTTTATGTTTGTTTGTGACGGATCGTTCTTGGCCTGAGCACAGATGCAAACGGCCAAGAGCATCCATTTCACAACTTCATGTGCCGAATAACAGTAAGCACACTGACAACAAAAAAGCCGTTTCCTCCTTGTCTATTCCGGGAAACGGCTTTTTGTCGTAATAAAGCAGTGAGGAACTTTTTCCGGGTCAGCGGATTTCCCCGGTTGGCAAGCTTTCTTTTAAGCGTATAGCCTAGCCAGTCTGAACATGAAGAATTTCAGATCAGCCACCCCTCTTAACTGGCTTCGAAAAGCTTTGATTTTAGCATTGAACGACTCCGCTGAAGCATTTGTCAATCGTTCTTCAAAATAATTTATGATGGTCGTACTATGGTTTGAAAACGTATCAAGTACCTTGTTGAACTCCATATAGTCAAACTTTTCCACTTCATTGTACCATCTTGCGAGATTTAGCCTTGCTTCATCGAGACCTGACTTCTTGTTGAAGATGTCTGTCAGTTTCATGCTAAGGCTGTATCCTTCCAGAAGCTTGGGGAATTTATCAAAGAGAATGGCAGCCCTGGTCTTTTGCTGTTCATTCCATTTGCTCCAGTGTTTCAGTATAATGTGCTTGCTTCTGCTTACTATCTGTGACAGGGTTTCTCCGTTCTCCATTCTTTCAGGTTCCCATTTCCCTATTCTTTCCCTTTCCGCCTTACTCTTTGTTTCTTTCTTCTTTTGGCGATGCTCCCTGATAGCCTGATTTTCCGCATCAAGTACTTTCCACCGATAGCGTATTCTTAACTGGTCAACAGCTTCAGACATGAGCTGCTGTACATGAAAACGGTCATTGATCAGCTTTGCGGCAGGAAACACCTTTCTGACTGTCAGCATCATGGCTGAAGATAAATCTGTAGTGACAGTCTTGACAGACAGCCGTTTCCGGTGCGGAAGCCTGCGCAAGATTCCGCTTACCGCATCTGTGGCCACTCCACGAACTATTGCAACTAAAGCACCCTTACGACCTTTAGCTGCTTTATTGGTCAGAATCGTATAAACATCTCCATTGCTCAGGCAAGTTTCATCCAAAGAAAGCTTTTCTCCAATATTTTCAGGATAAAGGAGATAGTCATGCGCATGTTCGAGCTGATCCCAGTTCCGGTAATCACTGATTTTCTCCTTGTATTGTTTACGAAGAGTCTGCCCTTTTACGCCATAACGTTCCGCAAGCACACTGATGCTCACAGGAGTAGATTCAATCTCCTTCTTTTAAAAAAGAGACGAACTCAGAATTGAGCCGTGTACCGTCAAATTCGGATAAATCCCAGTCATAACTGAAGATTTCATTGGAAGATTTGTCAAGCCATTTACGTTTACGAACATGGAGATAAGTGGCGCGACCACGAATAGGATAGTCTTGGATTGTACGATACTCACCAAAACCATAGGATATGATATC
This window contains:
- a CDS encoding MATE family efflux transporter; this encodes MMNWIAGYKQHYKALIFLGLPIVIGQVGVIILGFADTLMIGHHSTEELGAASFVNNVFTLCIIFSTGFSYGLTPIVGSLYGNRRFAEAGQALRCSLVANVLVALLLTFIMTVVYFNVERLGQPEELMPLIKPYYLVLLASLVFVMLFNGFKQFTDGITDTKTAMWILLGGNTLNIIGNYILINGKLGFPELGLLGAGISTLFSRIMMVVVFALIVLRGRRFIRYRIGFSRMGWSFPVFKKLNALGWPVGLQMGMETASFSLSAIMVGWLGTIALASHQIMLTISQFTFMMYYGMGAAVAVRVSNFKGQDDMENVRRSTFAGFHLIMAMEVVLMSIVFVMRGQVGGWFTDSAEASALVASLFFPFLIYQFGDGLQINFANALRGISDVKPMMVIAFISYFIISLPVGYFCGFVLGWGLVGVWMAFPFGLTSAGVMLWLRFRYKTRTR
- a CDS encoding M16 family metallopeptidase, whose amino-acid sequence is MKINKHCFPNGLRLVHYEDTSTQMVALNIVYDVGARDEHPEHTGFAHLFEHLMFGGSAHIPDYDTPLQLAGGENNAWTNNDITNYYLTVPKPNVETAFWLESDRMLELAFSEQSLEVQRGVVMEEFKQRCLNQPYGDVGHLFRPLAFRVHPYRWPTIGKELSHIEQATLDEVKSFFYRFYAPNNAVLAVTGNISWDETVKLTEKWFAPIPRRDVPVRQLPQEPEQTQERRLTVERNVPLDALFMGYHMCSREGADYYAFDILSDILSNGRSSRLNRRLVQEQNIFSGIDAYISGTRDAGLLQISGKPAAGVSLEQAEAAVRKELEELQRSPVDGQELEKVKNKFESTQIFGNINYLNVATNLAWFELTGKAEDIDLEVERYRSVTTEQLHTVAQRTFCESNAVVLYYKSDK
- a CDS encoding transposase; this translates as MSISVLAERYGVKGQTLRKQYKEKISDYRNWDQLEHAHDYLLYPENIGEKLSLDETCLSNGDVYTILTNKAAKGRKGALVAIVRGVATDAVSGILRRLPHRKRLSVKTVTTDLSSAMMLTVRKVFPAAKLINDRFHVQQLMSEAVDQLRIRYRWKVLDAENQAIREHRQKKKETKSKAERERIGKWEPERMENGETLSQIVSRSKHIILKHWSKWNEQQKTRAAILFDKFPKLLEGYSLSMKLTDIFNKKSGLDEARLNLARWYNEVEKFDYMEFNKVLDTFSNHSTTIINYFEERLTNASAESFNAKIKAFRSQLRGVADLKFFMFRLARLYA
- a CDS encoding peptidylprolyl isomerase, with product MKRNLIVLLTILVCGLTACKPGQKKDGNMEKETKLKIETSAGDIIVKLYNETPKHRDNFIKLAEEGTYEGTLFHRVIKDFMIQAGDPESKNAPKGKMLGAGDVGYTVPAEFVYPKYFHKKGALSAARQGDNVNPKKESSGCQFYIVTGKVYNDSTLLGMEHQMNQARLNNAFNALAQKHMKEIYKMRKDGDQEGLMNLQDTLIAQAEAQVAGEPEFRFTPEQVKAYTTVGGTPHLDGEYTVFGEVVEGMDVVDKIQQVKIDRSDRPEEDVKIEKVTVID
- a CDS encoding sigma-54-dependent transcriptional regulator, whose amino-acid sequence is MKSILIVEDDITYSMILKTWLGKKGFQVSSASSIARAQKHIEAETVDLILSDLRLPDRDGIDLLKWLGEHSLHIPLIIMTGYADIQSAVQAMKLGACDYIAKPVNPDELLKKMDEALKSSSVASEQTMRSTQTDHAFDPNRPSVSSKQTMRSESNGNPYRKGAENASSDYLEGESDAARQLYNYVNLVSPTNMSVLINGASGTGKEYVAQRIHKLSRRAKQPFIAIDCGAIPKELAASEFFGHVKGSFTGALTDKTGAFVAANGGTIFLDEIGNLSYEVQIQLLRALQERKIRPVGSNKEIQVDVRLVSATNENLEQAIEKGTFREDLYHRINEFTLRMPQLKDRREDILLFANFFLDQANRELDKHLIGFDEKASKALLEYQWPGNLRQMKNIVRRATLLAQDKLITLNELSELKSPVAPSAAGMPLRNEETEKQQIIEALKQTGYNKSRAAQLLGIDRKTLYNKLKLYGIEL
- a CDS encoding transposase family protein, with translation MKPAQLFRAILPDVLIDNFDIVNFDKSADRFDIYLDEKKVQLKEDKINPDIISYGFGEYRTIQDYPIRGRATYLHVRKRKWLDKSSNEIFSYDWDLSEFDGTRLNSEFVSFLKEGD